Part of the Candidatus Poribacteria bacterium genome is shown below.
TATAGATTTCAGCCGCGAAATTCGTGTGCGGGGTAATACTGCCCGGAGCGGCGAGAACTTGCCCGCGCTCAACGTCCTCACGTTCAATACCACGAAGCAGGACACCGACATTATCGCCTGCGCGACCTTCGTCAAGCAGTTTACGGAACATCTCCACGCCGGTTGCAACCGTGTCAGTGGTCGGTGCAAGCCCAACAATTTCAACTGTGTCGCCAACATTAACAATACCGCGTTCGACACGACCGGTCACAACCGTGCCCCGTCCAGTGATTGAGAAGATATCCTCTACAGGCATTAGGAAGGGCCTATCAACATCTCGAACCGGTTCCGGAATCCAACTGTCACATGCCTCCATAAGTTCTAAAATTGACTTACATTCTTCGGCGTTCGGATCCCCACCACTTTCCATAGCTTCGAGGGCAGACCCGCTAATAATTGGGATGTCATCGCCGGGGAACTCATATTCAGTGAGTAGTTCTCGAACTTCGAGTTCTACTAACTCTAGGAGTTCTTCGTCGTCAACCATGTCTGCTTTATTCAGGTAGACAACGAGACTCGGCACATTCACCTGTCGTGCCAAAAGAACATGCTCACGGGTTTGGGGCATGGGACCGTCAGCAGCGGAGACAACAAGGATTGCACCATCCATCTGCGCCGCACCGGTAATCATGTTTTTAATGTAGTCAGCGTGTCCGGGACAGTCTACGTGAGCGTAGTGTCGATTTTCCGTCTCATACTCAACGTGCGCGGTGTTAATGGTAATCCCACGTTCCTTCTCTTCGGGAGCCGCATCAATCTCTTCGTAAGTCTTTACATACTCACTTCCAGAGAGATTTGACAACACCATAGTAATTGCAGCTGTTAATGTGGTCTTACCATGATCAACGTGTCCAATTGTGCCAACATTGACGTGTGGCTTAGTCCTTTCAAATTTTGCCTTTGCCATGAGTAAATCTCCTCACATTCTAGTAAACTTAAATAACCTCCGTTGACCTCACTGCTAAACTCTGGCAACAAGCCATGTCAACAGCGGGAACGGTTAAACAGTAAATCATTTTGATGAGATAATTTCTTCAGCAATACTCTGAGGAACGGAACTATAATGTGCAAACTCCATTGAATAAGTTGCCCGTCCTTGCGTCAAAGAACGGAGCGTTTTTACATAGCCGAACATTTCAGCAAGTGGAACATAGGCTTTGATAACCTGCGTTCCGGACTTGGGGTGCATATCTGTCTGGAGAATTTGTGCACGACGCGCATTTAAATCCCCCATTACCTTTCCCAAATAGTCATCCGGAGCAATAACTTCAATCTCCATGATTGGTTCAAGCAGTATCGGATTTGCGCGTTTCACTCCGTCTTTGAAGGCGATCCGAGCGGCGTTTGAAAATGCAATCTCTGAAGAAT
Proteins encoded:
- the tuf gene encoding elongation factor Tu, yielding MAKAKFERTKPHVNVGTIGHVDHGKTTLTAAITMVLSNLSGSEYVKTYEEIDAAPEEKERGITINTAHVEYETENRHYAHVDCPGHADYIKNMITGAAQMDGAILVVSAADGPMPQTREHVLLARQVNVPSLVVYLNKADMVDDEELLELVELEVRELLTEYEFPGDDIPIISGSALEAMESGGDPNAEECKSILELMEACDSWIPEPVRDVDRPFLMPVEDIFSITGRGTVVTGRVERGIVNVGDTVEIVGLAPTTDTVATGVEMFRKLLDEGRAGDNVGVLLRGIEREDVERGQVLAAPGSITPHTNFAAEIYILNKDEGGRWTPFFSGYRPQFYFRTTDVTGVMNLPEGVEMVMPGDNIQITVELTKPIALEEELRFAIREGGHTVGAGVVSEVIE